From one Clostridiisalibacter paucivorans DSM 22131 genomic stretch:
- a CDS encoding ATP-binding protein — KKFEKYDLIIADELGYISFDKEASELLFTYLSLRAGRKSTIITTNLSFERWDEIFKDPVMTAAIIDRLTHKSYIVNMNGNSYRLKETKLWLEKQ, encoded by the coding sequence AAGAAATTTGAGAAATATGATTTGATAATAGCAGATGAACTTGGATATATTTCTTTTGATAAAGAAGCCTCTGAGCTCTTATTCACCTATCTTTCCTTAAGAGCAGGAAGAAAATCTACAATAATAACTACAAATTTATCATTTGAAAGGTGGGATGAAATATTTAAAGATCCAGTAATGACAGCTGCAATAATAGATAGACTTACACATAAATCATATATTGTAAATATGAATGGTAATTCTTATAGATTAAAAGAAACTAAACTTTGGTTAGAAAAGCAATAA